In Dama dama isolate Ldn47 chromosome 20, ASM3311817v1, whole genome shotgun sequence, a single window of DNA contains:
- the CFAP45 gene encoding cilia- and flagella-associated protein 45 yields the protein MPLSTAGVLSSASTASNRSRNRSRYRTKALSSEVDESLFGAIKPLTQSDSPIVLLRDKHAIRKTLTALGLDHKPETIQLITRDMVRELIIPTKDPSGQSLIISPEEFERIKWASHVLTREELEAREQAFKKEKEAIVDTVTTRKKIMKQKEMVWRNNRKLSDLEEVAKERAQNLLQRANQLRMEQEEELKDMKKIILNAKCHAIRDAQILEKQLIQKELDAEEKRLDQMMEVERQKSVQRQEELDRKRREERIRGRRHIVEQMEKNQEERSLLAEQREQEKEQMLEYMEKLQEEDLRDLEQRHQQKLKMQAEIKRINDESQRQKAELLAQEKLADQMVMEFTKKKMAREAEFEAEQERIRREKEKEIARLRAMQEKAQDYQAEQDALRAKRNQEVADREWRRKEKEDAQKKMETEAKLRKSRLEQVAFKEHTLAVQVQRDRDEFERILRAQREQIEKERLEEEKKATGRLQHANELRRQVRENQQKQVQARIATFDEGQRLKEEAQKRRERIEDIKRKKLEELRATGLPEKYCIEAERKANIPANTSVN from the exons CCATTAAGCACAGCTGGCGTGCTGAGCTCCGCCTCTACTGCTTCCAACAGGTCAAGGAATAGGTCCCGCTATCGGACCAAAGCCCTGAGCTCCGAGGTGGATGAGAGCCTTTTTGGAGCTATCAAG CCCCTGACCCAGAGTGACAGCCCCATCGTGCTGCTCCGAGATAAGCATGCCATTCGGAAAACTCTCACAGCCCTGGGCTTGGACCACAAGCCGGAGACCATCCAGCTCATCACCCGGGACATGGTCCGGGAGCTGAT CATTCCCACCAAGGACCCTTCCGGGCAGTCCCTCATCATAAGCCCTGAGGAGTTTGAGCGGATCAAATGGGCATCCCACGTCCTGACTAGAGAAGAACTCGAGGCCAGGGAGCAGGCCTtcaagaaggagaaggaagccaTTGTG GACACAGTGACCACACGCAAGAAGATCATGAAGCAGAAGGAAATGGTTTGGAGGAACAACAGGAAGCTCAGCGACCTGGAGGAGGTCGCCAAGGAGAGGGCCCAGAACCTTCTGCAGAGAGCCAACCAGCTGCGGATGGAGCAGGAGGAAGAGCTGAAGGATATGAAAAAG ATCATCCTCAATGCTAAGTGCCATGCCATCCGGGATGCCCAAATTCTGGAGAAGCAGCTGATCCAAAAAGAACTGGATGCAGAGGAGAAGCGGTTGGATCAGATGATGGAGGTGGAGCGGCAGAAATCGgttcaaaggcaggaggagctagacagaaagaggagggaggagagaatcCG AGGAAGACGGCACATTGTGGAACAGATGGAAAAGAACCAGGAGGAGCGATCGCTGCTTGCTGAGCAGCGGGAGCAGGAGAAGGAGCAGATGCTGGAATACATGGAAAAGCTCCAAGAGGAGGATCTAAGG GACCTGGAACAGAGGCACCAGCAAAAGCTGAAGATGCAGGCTGAGATCAAACGCATCAATgatgaaagccagaggcagaaaGCAGAGCTGCTGGCTCAGGAGAAGCTGGCCGACCAGATGGTGATGGAGTTCACCAAGAAGAAGATG GCCCGAGAAGCAGAGTTTGAGGCTGAGCAGGAGAGAATccggagggagaaagagaaggagatcgCCCGCCTGAGGGCCATGCAGGAGAAAGCCCAGGATTACCAGGCAGAGCAG GATGCCCTGCGGGCCAAGCGCAATCAGGAGGTCGCCGACAGAGAGTGGCgcagaaaggagaaggaagacgCACAGAAGAAGATGGAAACGGAGGCCAAGCTGCGGAAAAGTCGGCTAGAACAGGTGGCTTTCAAGGAGCACACTCTGGCTGTTCAGGTGCAACGGGACCGGGATGAGTTCGAGAGGATTCTTCG GGCCCAGCGAGAGCAGATTGAAAAGGAGCggctggaggaagagaagaaggctACAGGGCGCTTACAGCACGCCAACGAGCTCCGGCGCCAGGTGCGGGAGAACCAGCAGAAGCAGGTGCAGGCCCGGATCGCCACCTTCGATGAGGGCCAGCGCCTCAAGGAGGAGGCCCAGAAGCGGCGTGAGCGCATTGAAGACATCAAGAGGAAAAAGCTCGAGGAGCTGAG GGCCACCGGCCTTCCTGAGAAGTACTGCATCGAAGCTGAGCGCAAAGCTAACATCCCAGCCAACACGTCTGTGAACTGA
- the VSIG8 gene encoding V-set and immunoglobulin domain-containing protein 8: MGVRGAFHLLLVCLSPALLSAVRINGDGQEILYLAEGDNVRLGCPYILDPEDYGPNGLDIEWTQVNSDPSHRENVFLSYQDKRINHGNLPHLQQRVRFAASDPSQYDASITLSNLQVSDTATYECRVKKTTTATRRVIITVQARPAVPLCWSEGHFTHGNDVVLKCFANGGSPPLTYKWAKISGHTHPYRAGSYHSQHSFHSELSYQESFHSSISQGLNNGDLVLKDISYKDDGLYQCTVANHVGYSVCVVEVKVSDTRRIGIIIGAVLGSLLALGCLLVGIWGLVCCCCGGAGVGGGSRGPFGYGGGVGGGVGGGACGDLSNEIREDAVAPGCKASGRGSRVTHLLGYPTQNVSRSLRRKYAPPPCDGPEGVALAPRPAPAAAACEAGPSPVYVQVKSAEPASSAAEGPLQSKDGLVV, translated from the exons ATGGGAGTCCGAGGAGCATTCCACCTTCTGCTCGTGTGCCTGAGCCCAG CGCTGCTGTCTGCTGTACGGATCAATGGGGATGGCCAGGAGATCCTGTACCTGGCGGAAGGTGACAATGTGAGGCTGGGCTGCCCCTACATCCTGGACCCTGAGGACTACGGTCCTAATGGGCTGGACATCGAGTGGACGCAGGTCAATTCAGACCCCTCACATCGGGAGAATGTG TTCCTTAGTTACCAGGACAAGAGGATCAACCATGGCAACCTCCCCCACCTGCAGCAGAGGGTCCGCTTTGCAGCCTCAGACCCCAGCCAGTACGACGCCTCGATCACCCTTTCGAACCTGCAAGTCTCCGACACAGCCACCTATGAGTGCCGGGTGAAGAAGACCACCACGGCCACCCGGAGGGTCATCATCACTGTCCAAG CACGGCCTGCGGTGCCCTTGTGCTGGTCTGAGGGCCACTTTACACATGGCAATGATGTCGTGCTGAAGTGCTTTGCCAATGGGGGCAGCCCACCTCTCACCTACAAGTGGGCCAAGATCAGCGGGCATACTCACCCCTACCGTGCCGGGTCCTACCATTCTCAACACAGCTTCCACTCTGAGCTCTCCTACCAGGAGTCCTTCCACAGCTCCATCAGTCAAG GCCTGAACAACGGTGACCTAGTGTTGAAGGACATCTCCTACAAGGATGATGGGCTGTATCAGTGCACAGTGGCCAACCACGTGGGCTACAGCGTGTGCGTGGTGGAGGTGAAGGTCTCAG ACACCCGGCGCATAGGAATCATCATCGGCGCAGTGCTGGGCTCTTTGCTCGCGCTGGGCTGCCTCTTGGTGGGCATCTGGGGGCtcgtctgctgctgctgcggggGCGCCGGGGTCGGCGGCGGCTCCCGCGGTCCCTTCGGCTACGGCGGCGGGGTCGGCGGCGGGGTCGGCGGAGGGGCCTGCGGCGACTTGTCTAATGAGATCAG AGAGGACGCCGTGGCGCCCGGGTGCAAGGCCAGCGGGCGCGGCAGCCGCGTCACCCACCTCCTGGGGTACCCGACGCAGAACGTCAGCCGCTCCCTGCGCCGCAAGTACGCGCCTCCGCCCTGCGACGGCCCGGAGGGCGTGGCCCtggcgccccgccccgcccccgcggccGCCGCCTGCGAAGCGGGCCCCTCCCCGGTCTACGTCCAGGTCAAGAGCGCCGAGCCCGCCAGCAGCGCCGCCGAGGGGCCGCTGCAGAGCAAGGACGGCCTCGTGGTGTGA